The Delphinus delphis chromosome 13, mDelDel1.2, whole genome shotgun sequence DNA window TCCTACATCCTGTTTTCCATGGTGCTTACACGGATGTGTGCATTGGTCAATGTTCACTGACTAAACCCTTCTGATCTGTGTGTTTTATTATACGTAAGTTATACCTGACTAAACAAATACGAAAGAGAAAATGTGAGTTACAGAAGCTCTTTTTGTTAATGAGAACACAGCTCCTGCTTGAGAGAACTGCTTTATTCTCATGGGTGTATCTTCCATAATTAAACTGCCTAATGCAATTTTATAACTGCCCCAGAAAACTTAAGAGATACCTGGGAAAGCTGTCCCTCTCCCATCCTCTTATGAATGCATGAGAGGGCCTGGAGCCATCTGAAGTTTCTGGGCCTAAAGATAAAACACAAGGTCCCTTTTCGGGGGCCTTATACCTCTTCAGAGTAACTCATGGCTGGACAACGTGTACAAGAGCAAGTGTTCTGCCGTGCTCCACTTCCCTTGCTTCAGGAAATGGAAACACCTGTAATGCATGACAGGCAATAACAGTGCATCTCCCACTGTTAGCCTAGGCAGCACTTACCGAACTTGGAGAGGTTCAATacagtattctctctctctctctttacatatataatacataaccTAAGGCAATacattatgtgtgtgtatcttcaaTACAGTTCTTAGTAACCAAATCTTTTCAAGATACCACACTAGATTTTCGATAGAAAGACGAAATGACAAAAAAGccaattttttataattaatttggaAACTATGACCATTTCTGAGACCTTTCATGGGAACTAGAAACTCAACCCACAGGGCAAAGGCTGAATATGGAATTTAGCTGATTTAACTGTTTAATCCTGTGTAGGATTAAACGTGTAGCTCCCCTGGGAAGTTGTTCTCAGCATTCTGCAACATTGCTTCCTTGGTATCTCTTCACCAACTTCCCTGCTTGCTAAAGGCCTGACAGCTGAGAGGCAGCGCTAAAAGAACATCCATCTAACTGGTACCCAAGGCTCTAGCCACCTGACACTACAGCAGGTCTGAGCGTCCCTGACAGGCAGTTGCCTTAGAGGGGAACCGAGTTGCCTAAAGTCTCCACTAGGGTAAGGGCtctcataaataaaaataaaactctaagaACCAGACTAAAATTTTGTAGCACTTTAGGCCAATCCTGATGTCCCCGCCCATCTCCCTCCAAAAGCAGCCTTTACTGACCTGTGCCCTTGGGAGGCCCAGAGCCAACATAATCAGAGAGGACCGTGCCACTGCTGATGTCGTTGCCCTTCATGTTGACCACCAGGAAATGGTGCCATTCCCTACATGGAGGAACAGAGGACCATCAGCACCGCAGGAAGTTATTATGCACGCATGGGCGCAGCCAGCAAATGTGCAGCACGCACGTGCTCCACACCAGGATGCGGTGACAGACAAGACAGATGGCCCCACCTTCTCGGCCAGAGCAAACCTTACATGCCAGCAGAGAGGACCcagccactccctccctccttccgaCTCTCTAGGGCAGGGGTCAGCACacttctgtgaagggccagacagtaaatgttttaggctttgtgcAACACACTGTCTctatcacaactactcaactctgcagcTGTAgcctgaaagcagccacagacaggaCATCAATAAATTATCGTGGCTGGGTTCCAACAAAACTTTGTTTAGGGACACCAAAATCTGAATTTCATGTAATCTCCACATGTCACAAAGTATTAttgttcttcaatttttttcccccattcatttaaaaatgttaaagtcaTTCTCAGCTCATGGGGCTGTACAAAAAAAGGTCTCGGGCAGATCTAGCTCTCGGCTATAGATTCTAGACTTTTGTTCTAGGGAGTGAAAGGGAGGAAAATGCACACTCAGGCTTAAGCATGGACGTGAACACCCCAAATCGGGTCTATTTCTGCCACCACAGCATGTCCAGTAAGGGACTTACACAGTGCAAGAAGCACTGGGTCACATGTGGATGACTTGCTGTTTCCCATCTTTCCCCAACTTGCCTGTATTTGGGGTCCTTCCTGCTGGGAGCATCCGGGTCTGTCAAGACCAAGGTATACAGTTTACCTGGATCGAGGCCATCCCACGCAATGCTGGTGGGCCGGTTCTTAACCTGTAGGAAGGAACAGATTTGGAGTTTAAGTCAGAAATGTTGAAGAAACCAATACTTTCTTTGACCTCAGATTCCTTAAAGGTCAAGCAcagtaaattattaattaaagctCAAGTATATCGACTCTATTAAGAGCGAGGATGTGAcatttaatatacattatttattttagtccCAACAACAATATGGGGCTAGTAGACTTAGAAAGACGATGGGTCAGGATTTCAACGCTCGTGCTGACTGCAACCTTACATTACCTGGAATGACAGGATCTCTAGATTGGTGACCACGTTACCTGGGGCCTGCTAAAGTGAAATCTGAATTAACGAGATATTTAAAAGagcagagaaaatgagaaaaccaaggtggGCAGACGTGGACAGTGAGTCTGGAAAGAGAGGCTGCGAGATGGGCACTTTAAACACCCAAAACAATAAACTCTGTAAACGTCTAAACCAATAAACCATCTGGGAACTGTTTATTCGCACTGTTGCTCCAGAGGTTCGGAACCAAAAACTCGCCACGGCGTCGGGCACCTAGTTTCCCCACTTGCAGCAGCCAGGACCTGGTTAGGCCTCAGCCGTGGGCGCTCAGAAGCCAAACAGTAAAACAAGGCCGTTTACCCTCGAGCCTTCCAGCTGCAGAACGCATTTACCTTTGGGGCGGCTTCACGCTACTGGGAAGAATCTCTGGGCACTACTGCTCACCGCTGCTCACTGCTTACATAATGCGTCATATGCCCTCGGGTGGGGCTTTTACTTCCCAAATTGAGGCCTAAATTCCTGAGCACCGAGGGGAGGCTCTGGGGACGTGTGGGCGgccactccccactccctccaggGAACggcgccctcccctcccctgcgcAGCGATCTGGGCCGTTTCGAGGCCTATGCCACTGCCTGCGCCTCGAAGTCCCGGGAAAACGGATCAATTTCTTCCGAAGCCGAGCCTCGCCTGCCACGTGCCGGGTTcccagggctgggtggggggagggggcggtcaGAAGGCCTGCGGCTTGGGCACCGCGACCCCCTTCCCTCGGTTGATCCGGCGCACGGAGGCCGGAacgtccctccccacctccactgggTCCCCGCCCCTCCGACCTGAGAGACTCTGAGCCTCCAGTAGCTGCACCCCCGCCGCCCTTGGGTACCTGGGTGGGTGTCAGCACTTTGCCCAGCTCGTCAACCTCCGCACCGCCGTATTTGACCTGCAGCGGATGCTGCGGCCTCTCGTCCACTTCCTGCAGGCTCAAAGGCCCGGACCACTTGCTGAGGTCCACCGGCATCGCGAAACCGAGAGGGTCGGACAGCAAGGAAAGCTGCAGGAGGACTCACGCAGGGTAACTGCCCAGCCTCCCAGCAGCCTACAAGCTGTACCGAGGCAACTCAGGCACTACGGCCAGGGAGCGCATGCGCCAGAGCCAccgccccgccctgccctgcTTCTCCAGTCACCGGCGAGGACGGGCCCCACTCTGCTCTCTGATTGGCCGAACCCAGTAGCGCGGGTCCTGTAGCGCTCCCGGGTGAATGCAGCAGGTTTCGTCTTTCTTTTTGCGGGGGGGGGATGTGCCGCCTGCCGCTGGCGGAGTTCCCAAGAACTGTGGCTGG harbors:
- the PEBP1 gene encoding phosphatidylethanolamine-binding protein 1; this encodes MPVDLSKWSGPLSLQEVDERPQHPLQVKYGGAEVDELGKVLTPTQVKNRPTSIAWDGLDPGKLYTLVLTDPDAPSRKDPKYREWHHFLVVNMKGNDISSGTVLSDYVGSGPPKGTGLHRYVWLVYEQDRPLKCDEPILSNRSGDHRGKFKVANFRKKYELGAPVAGTCYQAEWDDYVPKLYEQLSGK